From Cellulomonas chengniuliangii, the proteins below share one genomic window:
- a CDS encoding glycosyltransferase family 2 protein: protein MASGLPPLALDTTVVIPSFNSASYLASTLEACAAALSRTSWSAEVIVVDDGSTDATSEVVEEIARTFPFALRLMTQPNSGRFLARWAGIEAASGRNVLLLDSRVLLGPESLRHIESALDADPSRQIWNGHAVTDPAAPLVGHFWEVPVHVYWGDFLGNPRPVEVRADNFNRYPKGTGVFFVPREVLVDACLAVWPEKNAALASDDTKLIRHIAEAHPIQLDPGFWALYRPRTNARAFIRHSYGRGTFLVDSFGGTSRGWTAGLLGLAALPVAGVAALLGLSLSGMLPWAGWLAAGALVVGASPAVVAATRGCPRRGLGAYLAYLPLFVIPYWAGLIRGLRVHGSQLSVRKHARRTAVNGVGR from the coding sequence TTGGCTTCCGGCCTGCCGCCCTTGGCACTCGACACCACCGTGGTCATCCCGTCCTTCAACTCCGCCTCGTACCTTGCCAGCACGCTCGAGGCCTGTGCGGCGGCGCTGAGCCGAACGTCGTGGTCTGCCGAGGTGATCGTGGTGGATGACGGCTCGACGGACGCGACAAGCGAGGTCGTCGAGGAGATCGCCCGGACGTTCCCCTTCGCGCTTCGTCTGATGACGCAGCCGAACAGCGGAAGGTTCCTTGCGCGCTGGGCGGGGATCGAGGCCGCGTCAGGACGCAACGTGCTCCTTCTCGACAGTCGCGTGCTGCTCGGCCCTGAGTCGCTCCGCCACATCGAGAGCGCACTTGATGCAGATCCGAGCCGGCAGATCTGGAACGGCCACGCGGTGACGGATCCCGCGGCCCCGCTCGTCGGCCACTTCTGGGAAGTCCCAGTCCACGTGTACTGGGGTGATTTCCTGGGAAACCCCCGCCCGGTCGAGGTTCGTGCCGACAACTTCAACCGCTACCCCAAGGGCACTGGAGTGTTCTTCGTGCCGCGCGAGGTCCTCGTCGATGCGTGCCTCGCCGTCTGGCCGGAGAAGAACGCGGCGTTGGCGAGTGACGACACGAAGCTGATCCGGCATATCGCCGAGGCGCACCCCATCCAGCTTGATCCCGGGTTCTGGGCGCTGTACCGGCCGCGGACGAACGCCCGCGCTTTCATCCGTCACAGCTACGGCCGCGGGACGTTCCTGGTCGACAGCTTTGGTGGCACGTCACGTGGCTGGACCGCTGGGCTGCTGGGTCTTGCGGCTCTTCCCGTCGCGGGTGTGGCGGCCCTTCTCGGACTCTCGCTCAGCGGAATGCTCCCGTGGGCGGGATGGCTTGCGGCCGGGGCGCTTGTCGTTGGGGCTTCGCCCGCGGTGGTGGCCGCCACGCGCGGGTGTCCACGGCGCGGGTTGGGCGCCTACCTGGCCTACCTCCCGTTGTTCGTCATCCCGTACTGGGCGGGCCTGATCCGCGGCTTGCGCGTGCATGGCTCTCAGCTGTCTGTCAGGAAGCACGCACGTCGCACCGCAGTGAACGGAGTGGGCCGGTGA